In the genome of Candidatus Effluviviaceae Genus I sp., the window CGGCCCGAGCAGCCGCTCGAGCCCGTCCCCCAGCTCGACCGGCGACGTCGTCGCGGTGAGGACCGTCGCGCTCGACACCATGAGCGCGATGCGCCACGCGAAGATCCCGCCGAGCGCGGCGCCCTCGCGCGTGAAACGCGGGAGCGCCTCGAAGACCGGCGTCCCCGGCGTGAAGAACCCGTGAACGGCGAACACGATCACGACGAGCCAGCGGAGCGACGCGAGGTTTCTGAGAAGGAACGCCGGTCGGAGCCGCGCGGCCGTCGCGACGGCCGCGATCGCCGCCGTGAGAAAGAGGTACGCCGCCGCGTCCTGCGTGGCGATCGCGCAGCCGAGCACGCCGAGCGCCCCGACCATCTTCACGCGCGGGTCGAGCGCGTGGACGGGCGAGTCCGTCGCGTAGTACCTTCCGAGGGCGAACTCACTGAGCAGGCTCACCGATGAGAAGCTCCGCGATCTGCACCGCGTTCAGGGCCGCCCCTTTGCGGAGGTTGTCGGCCACGACCCACATC includes:
- a CDS encoding energy-coupling factor transporter transmembrane protein EcfT — protein: MSLLSEFALGRYYATDSPVHALDPRVKMVGALGVLGCAIATQDAAAYLFLTAAIAAVATAARLRPAFLLRNLASLRWLVVIVFAVHGFFTPGTPVFEALPRFTREGAALGGIFAWRIALMVSSATVLTATTSPVELGDGLERLLGPLGRVGVPVHEIAMISVIALRFVPTLMDETTRIIKAQIGRGASFDGGLVARAKSAVPIVVPLFASALHRADDLALAMDARCYRGAAGRTRYIELRLGGRDAVGLAAVALIVLCTIVISSSR